From Sphingobacterium bambusae:
CGGAATAAAAACTCAAACAAATACCGTTCATCATAACGATAATTCAGACGGCCGATATAGCCTAATGATCCTGATTCGTACGCAAATGTTCTACCGTCGACAGCACCAAAGGCCGTACCAAATTGTCCGTTGGTGGTTTCGATAGGATCAGCCTTCCACACATCTTCCTGCTGGCCATCGGCATCCCCACGTTCTACGGAGAAAAGGCCACTAAAGTTATGTTTGCCGATCTGCTTGTCATAGGTCAGGAAAAAGTTATATTGTGTATTGGTTCCGTTTTCATTGGAAAAATAAAGTCGGTTTCCATTGCTAACGGTGAGCGCGGTAGGGTTGGTCGCGCCTTCATAAATATGACCGTTCGATCCCAAACGGGAAAACTCATACAACTGGTAGCGTGTCCCGATCTGACTACCACGAGAGCTACGCATATTACGTGTGTACGTTGCCCTTGCTTTCAGTCCTTCCACAAATGGAACCTCATATTCCGCTGCAAGATTCACCGTAAAGAACTTCGTTCCGGTTTGCGCCAAGTTATTCAGTCGTTGAATTTCATAGTAATGATAGGCAGACAAATCATTGGTACGACCGGGAAGTTTCACCGGCAGGCCATCGATATAGGCTGGTACATATGGAGATGCTAAGAGTAGATTTTTGTAATCGTCTTCCGGACCTTCTCCAGATACCTTATTAAACGTTCGATCAAGTTGATCCTGATTCCCGGACAACTGTAGCGAGACCTTTAGGTTGGATGCCACTTTAACGTCCGTTCCGGCGCGAAAGTTCCACTTGTCGTAATCCAAAGTTCCTAAATTTCCGTTTTGCTTTTGGTAGGAAACTCCTGCAAAGTAGGTTGCGCGCTCCGCTCCGCCGCTGAGATTCAATGTATGTCTCGTGTTGTATGCTGATTTCCATGCGTCATCCAACCAATCGTGGTTGATCGTTTGAAAATGATCAAGTTCATCCTGACTAAAAACACGGTTCCTATACTCTGTGGAAAGCGGATCAAAATCGGTACCATTTGGACCATTCATAATATTGAAGTATTGTCCGAACTGATAAGCATTCATCATTTTGGTTCGATACACTTCATCCGTGATACCATAAAATCCATTATAATTAATTTTTGGGGCTCCTACTTTCCCGCGCTTTGTTGTAACTAACACCACGCCATTAGCGCCGCGAACACCATAAACAGCGGTAGCACCATCTTTTATAAGGGAGATGCTCTCAATTTCCGAAGGATCCAAGTTATCAAACTGTGTCGATTCAGGATTATTCTTTTCATCTACCTGAATCATACCATCGATCACATACAGTGGCGCGCCAGTTCCAGCATCTTTACCATAGATCACAGGTTTCCTAATCTGCAACGTAGCTTTAGATCCAGGTCTTGCCGAGCCCCCATTGACCTGCAAACCTACTAGACGCGAAGCCAGTGCTGTTCCCAAGTTGGTAGCTGGAATATCCTCGATCGCCGCTATGTCCACAGTTTCCACCGCCCCGGTAAGATGCGCTTTCTTCTGCGTACCGTAGCCCACCACGACTACTTCATCAATCGCTTCTGCAGGTTCGAGCTTGATATCTAAATTTGTTCGGTTGTTGATCGCGACCTCTTGGGTCTTAAATCCTATAAAACTAACGACAAGCGTTTCACTTCCCGGAGGAGCGTTTAAACGGAAAACACCAGTTTCATCGGACTGGGTACTGGTATTCGTGCCTTTTATTGTGATCGTAGCTCCAATAACCGGTTTACCCGCAGCATCCAAAACCCGCCCCGTTATATTGACAAATCGCCCTGAAATGGATGAGATGCTGACAGCATGCTTCGCAGCTAGCAAATTTCCTGATGGCAACAGGAGAATGATGGGACAAAGAAGCCCCAAACTCCGCCGAAGAAGTCTGCTGTTAAAAATTAAATTAGCATTCATGGTTACTCTCTTATAAAAATAGGTTTACAGCTTATAATGATTGTCACTTACTTTCAGTTCGCCCGTTTACGCAAAAAAGAAAGAATCCGCTAGACGCAGCCAGCGAATTCTTCCAGTTTTACTACTTACTTCCCAGCATGTTTGTTTGCCTTTCGCTCTTCCCATCGCTTACCCTCTTCTTTGAGATCATAGCCTTGAGAAGATAGGTAATTATTTATTCGGCCTTTGAACTTACCGAATACTTGGTGCTTTTCTCTTGATCCTGGTTGATCCATGGCCAGCTCTCGTGCTTCGGTTAAATAGCTCAAGATTTTGTCTTTCTGCTCCGAATTCAATGTGGGGATCATGTCTTGGTAAGCGCCATAAGTGAGCGGCAACACCCCATAAGTCATGCCGTCTTTAATCTTTTCGATCTGCTGCTCACTCGCCAATGGAAGAAGTTTTTTCAAAAATTGCTTGTGCAGCTTCTGCAGCACCAGGTCCTCTTTTTCTTCCAACTTACTGCGTTTGTTATCCAACGTTTCTTTTTGCCCAGCATATTTTGTTTTCAGCGCTTTAATCTTCTCTTCACGTGCCTCATGGTGGCTATTCAGGTTATCATACTGTTGTACAATAACGCCACGTGTTTTATAATAGATTGTGGAATCAGACATCCCCAATTGGGCGACAATCTTATCCGAACGCTCCGTAATGACCTGCAGGTATTTGTCTCTTTCGGATTGTGCGAAAGTAAATTGCAGCATGCATAACATCAGCAAGGCCAAGCCTAATTTTATTGTTGTTTTCATTTTACAAATGGTTGCTTTGTGATTTATAATGGTAACGTTTACGCGATACCGATTCCTCTTCTCTCTGCGTAATCATTTTACAATTACGACCTTATGTCAACAATGTAGAACATTTGTCCTGCGCAACGTTCTTTGTTGTACTTTTATACGAAACAGCACTAGAAGCTATAAAAAGCTGTATCTGATGATAAAAACAGTAAACACAAGTCGCGGATGGTCTTATCCATCTATAATTGACAATTCAAATTAACGTAATATTAATTCTTTAATAATACATCGAATTATCTATTTATTATAAAATATTATCATCAATAATACAAAAATTGAAAGCCTGATAGCTAGCCTGATATGTCGTCATTCAATTAGGAATAATAGCTAAACACCGAAAAAACGCAATTTCCGATAAGTTTGTACAACCAATAGTATAACAGTTGAAAAATCACCGCACAAAAAAACAAGTGACAATCTATGAAAAAAGGCTAAGAAGAACGTATCTCCTAAAACATCAGACAGAAAGGAGAGGCGAGAACTATGTAACATTATCCATTCATTATAATATATTACCATTCATTTGGAATAAAAAACAGTATATTAGCGAACCGTTATAAAATTGTAAACCCTTTGCTAAATAAACCTTTCGAAGACTATGAAACCGTTGTACAGAAAACTTCCTGCAAAACTGGAAAGTTCCTTTTCCGCGAGACATGACGTTATGCCCAACTTTGGGAATGTATGGCATTACCATGAAGAACTCGAGTTGCATTATACTATTCGGGGGGAAGGCGTACGATTTATCGGGGACAATATCAGCAGCTTTGCACCTGGCGAGATCATTTTAGTGGGCGAGAAGCTATCGCATGCTTGGCGCTGTAGGGACGAATATTACGAGAACAATCCGGAATACAATATTGAAGCGATTGTATTACAGTTTCTACCCGACTGCATGGGCAAACAACTCTTGCAGCTGCCCGAATCTTACCTACTTCCCAAACTTTTCGAAAAAGCAAAAAGCGGTTTAATCGTCAAAGGCGAAACAAAAAATAGGGTCGCCGAGCTGATGCACCATTGTGTTGAGGAAACAGGATTTGGCAAAGTAATCGCCTTACTACAAATTTTACAGGTGATTGCTGAAAGTGATGAATGTGAGACCATCGTCAAAACTCAAACCACCTTCCACCAATCCAATGAGGCAGACAATATTCGTTTAAACAATATCTTCAACCACACGCACGCCCACTACAAAGAAGACATCACGCTGGAGGATGTTGCGAATATAGCCAACCTTAGTATTACTTCCTTTTGTCGGTATTTTAAAACGATGACCCGAAAGACCTACTACGATTTTTTGGTCGAGATTCGCATCAGCCACGCCTGTCGGCTATTGGTGGAAAACAAATTACCTACCGAAGTAATCTGCTTTGAATGTGGCTTCAACAATGTCTCCAACTTTTATCGACATTTCAAAAAAGTGATGGGCCTTACACCCCTAGAGTACAAAAAGCGTTATTTAAGCAGAAATTAACAATGGCAAAGAATTTTATTGCACTTCCAGCCCATCAATATATATTCCTTTAGCGTCTATGCCGCGAACAATAACACGGTAGGTTCCAGCATTGATCATTGACCCCGTAGTCGTATTCACGTAGTTCCATTTTCCTGCACGCGTAGCATCCAGCTGTAATGGTTCCGGTTTCTTCAATACCGCTCCATCTAAGGTCTGCAATTCCAGCGTTGCCGATTTCGACTGCTGAAGGGCATTGTGATACTTTAAAGTCAGGGAATAAATGTCGGCAACCCCTACTTTAATTTCAAACTCTACCGAACCATCATTATCGGTAAACTGCAAACGTTCCTGCTTCAGAAAATCGACCTTTGCCATTCCAGCAAAAGTAGTTGCGACATTTGCCTTATAGGTATCGGATTTTTTGAGATCGTAGGCAGGCTGCAAGCCGCTTTGCTCCTGAACGGCAAAAAGCTGTGCCTGTGCCGTTGGTGGATGATAAAGTTCATCGCCTTGTAGCACCTTCCGATATACATGAAACCGTTCTCCTTCATTGTTCAGCACGGAATCTCCGGTTAGCTCCATGCTATCTATCTTGTTTTTTGTAATGGCGTATACGTAAGCCGGCTTTTTAAACGACAGCTGTAGATTTTGGTCGTCGGATTGCACAAAATCAGCAGCGTACAAAAAGCTGGGCAAATAGTGGAAGGAGAGTTTTGCTTCCTGATCGTACACCTGCCCAATATCCATCCAAGTACCTAGATACGCCACTTTTCCTTTTTGAATGTAGTCTCGGGCTTTTATGACCTCCATTTTCGGTGCTGTAGCTTTGTTGATGCTGGACACCGCGATAGCCTGAATAATAGCCTGTCCCGATGCAACTTTTGGAAAACTGATCTCTAGCTTTCCATCCACTGCCTCCACGGTGTACACACGCTTCATAGCACGGTCATGCCCCACCTCCTTCCAGATATCGATATCTTTCGCTACCGTTTTACCATTGACTGCCACATCAAAAAGCCGCATCCCGGTAGCATTATCATTTGTTCCGGCACCAAGCCAAGGCTCGGCGAAATATAGTTCTACCCTATATTGACCGTCAAGCAGTTTAAAATGGTAGCGCAGTTGATCTAAACCGTAACGAAAAGTCTGAAACAAAGGCCAGTCTGCGGTGCCTTTTATCGGATCAAATGTACGACGCTGGCTGGCGAAGGTTGATGATATGCCATAGCTATCCGCCCAAGAAGTAGAACCAAAAGACGTAGTCTGTGCATATACCTGATCAGCCAGCCAACGCTGCCCAAAGCTATCTGTATATTCTGGACCGCCACAATTCACGCGGTAGAGATATTCCACAGCAGCGTCAGGCTTCAATAGTGACGAGCCGCGATCGATCAGTTTTTCAAAATTGGGACTCTGCGGCAAGTTCTGGAGAACGATAGTGTCACGCGCAACAACTTTCCCTCCGTTCTTCCCCGTTACATACAGCACATTGTATCGAACCGGAACTCCATTAAATTCAAATGGCTTGCCGAAACCCGGATTTTTCTGCGTGCCCAGCGACTCGCCGTCGACATCATTAAATAGCTCCACTTCCTCGCAATTTGAATAGATACGAATTCCATCTTTCAACCCTGGTTTCAGCCATCGATTGGGCCAAGTATGCGATGCAATATGCACCATCGGCCGAGAACTA
This genomic window contains:
- a CDS encoding SusC/RagA family TonB-linked outer membrane protein, coding for MNANLIFNSRLLRRSLGLLCPIILLLPSGNLLAAKHAVSISSISGRFVNITGRVLDAAGKPVIGATITIKGTNTSTQSDETGVFRLNAPPGSETLVVSFIGFKTQEVAINNRTNLDIKLEPAEAIDEVVVVGYGTQKKAHLTGAVETVDIAAIEDIPATNLGTALASRLVGLQVNGGSARPGSKATLQIRKPVIYGKDAGTGAPLYVIDGMIQVDEKNNPESTQFDNLDPSEIESISLIKDGATAVYGVRGANGVVLVTTKRGKVGAPKINYNGFYGITDEVYRTKMMNAYQFGQYFNIMNGPNGTDFDPLSTEYRNRVFSQDELDHFQTINHDWLDDAWKSAYNTRHTLNLSGGAERATYFAGVSYQKQNGNLGTLDYDKWNFRAGTDVKVASNLKVSLQLSGNQDQLDRTFNKVSGEGPEDDYKNLLLASPYVPAYIDGLPVKLPGRTNDLSAYHYYEIQRLNNLAQTGTKFFTVNLAAEYEVPFVEGLKARATYTRNMRSSRGSQIGTRYQLYEFSRLGSNGHIYEGATNPTALTVSNGNRLYFSNENGTNTQYNFFLTYDKQIGKHNFSGLFSVERGDADGQQEDVWKADPIETTNGQFGTAFGAVDGRTFAYESGSLGYIGRLNYRYDERYLFEFLFRTDASNKFAPENYWGKFYSASAGWVISEENFFKVKGIDYLKLRYSAGLMGNDQFPIWAWRQRFTYEVGKGPVFGGNGNANTGMKMDRSPNRDATWSDEFKNNIGIDARFLNNRLSATIDGFYNKAYNILLERVGNTPVSVGGSMAPENYARVNTFGYEISLGWSDKIGQDFDYGINTRFAWSDLKIKHIDYDPVYEKYPWNPSNGGSEDVGMWGYDYLGMFKTQDDIDAYVSEYDIKSVFGTNVGDLKPGMLYYRDVRGPLQADGTFAAPDGIIDQNDQVQLSHKQNNLYRFGITLRAGYKNVGFETVIGGDFGGYAEIGSTERKKLNNDITRVYNNLPEIWGDIYDPEINPTGTMPNPNWENIYNVSSEFWRVSAFRMRVTSMNLNYSLPKSLVDRMKVSNARVYVSALNPFGLYSAFSYKDTYGTAWDAFPNLRTVSFGLNLTL
- a CDS encoding DUF3826 domain-containing protein yields the protein MKTTIKLGLALLMLCMLQFTFAQSERDKYLQVITERSDKIVAQLGMSDSTIYYKTRGVIVQQYDNLNSHHEAREEKIKALKTKYAGQKETLDNKRSKLEEKEDLVLQKLHKQFLKKLLPLASEQQIEKIKDGMTYGVLPLTYGAYQDMIPTLNSEQKDKILSYLTEARELAMDQPGSREKHQVFGKFKGRINNYLSSQGYDLKEEGKRWEERKANKHAGK
- a CDS encoding AraC family transcriptional regulator, producing the protein MKPLYRKLPAKLESSFSARHDVMPNFGNVWHYHEELELHYTIRGEGVRFIGDNISSFAPGEIILVGEKLSHAWRCRDEYYENNPEYNIEAIVLQFLPDCMGKQLLQLPESYLLPKLFEKAKSGLIVKGETKNRVAELMHHCVEETGFGKVIALLQILQVIAESDECETIVKTQTTFHQSNEADNIRLNNIFNHTHAHYKEDITLEDVANIANLSITSFCRYFKTMTRKTYYDFLVEIRISHACRLLVENKLPTEVICFECGFNNVSNFYRHFKKVMGLTPLEYKKRYLSRN